The following coding sequences are from one Halorubrum sp. BOL3-1 window:
- a CDS encoding metallophosphoesterase gives MTGSDAGVGRGTAFSDVAFAERGVCLPAADALVVADLHVGRGEASAVSLPLGERADLVDRLGALLDRFDPETVIVAGDVVHTFDRVTDRALETLDALREACSAREADLELVAGNHDTALANAWEGSLREAYVVEEPVGDETVDDGSTENGSVDGGSGTRTTAICHGHEPPSTAADRYVFGHVHPTIEIDGDRRPCFLRGAGTYRGADVLLLPAFTRLAAGVPVNDAVGGGLASPLVDDAAAMAPTVYDADAGEPLRFPPLGEFGRLL, from the coding sequence GTGACGGGGTCGGACGCGGGCGTCGGGCGCGGAACCGCGTTCTCGGACGTCGCGTTCGCGGAGCGGGGCGTTTGCCTCCCCGCGGCCGACGCGCTCGTCGTCGCCGACCTCCACGTCGGCCGCGGCGAAGCCTCCGCCGTCTCGCTCCCGCTCGGCGAGCGCGCGGACCTCGTCGACCGGCTCGGCGCGCTTCTCGACCGGTTCGACCCCGAAACGGTGATCGTCGCCGGCGACGTCGTCCACACGTTCGATCGGGTCACCGACCGCGCCCTTGAGACGCTCGACGCGCTCCGCGAGGCGTGTTCGGCTCGGGAGGCGGACCTCGAACTCGTCGCCGGCAACCACGACACCGCGCTCGCGAACGCGTGGGAGGGCTCCCTACGCGAGGCGTACGTCGTCGAGGAGCCGGTCGGAGACGAGACGGTCGACGACGGATCGACCGAGAACGGGTCGGTCGACGGGGGATCGGGAACGCGGACCACCGCGATATGTCACGGCCACGAGCCGCCCTCGACGGCGGCCGACCGATACGTGTTCGGCCACGTCCACCCGACGATCGAGATCGACGGGGACCGCCGGCCCTGCTTCCTCCGCGGTGCCGGGACCTATCGCGGCGCCGACGTGTTGCTGCTGCCCGCGTTCACCCGACTCGCCGCCGGCGTCCCGGTCAACGACGCGGTCGGCGGCGGTCTCGCCTCTCCGCTCGTCGACGACGCGGCCGCGATGGCGCCGACGGTGTACGACGCCGACGCCGGGGAGCCGCTCCGGTTCCCGCCGCTCGGGGAGTTCGGCCGGCTGTTGTGA
- a CDS encoding J domain-containing protein produces MIADLTGLLPRWVLWGIGLGAAATAVVAFAFYLGDRFAPPRAAATGRRGAAGDERRRREIRTYLNAAGERFDEGHAFDGVSVPFYLPERGVAITFDAHDYFRLEGEGVYTVLCEHEMPGRGLGRRLPFDVDEPDWATDESTDANDGSSGRFGGDRFGAERSAERGPTGRGPPGRSDAVDDAFDELGVSRDADLDAVKGAYRERAKETHPDQGGDEASFRRVREAYATASNHVDDGPADRDPDRRRERSTGYGR; encoded by the coding sequence GTGATAGCCGACCTCACCGGACTGCTGCCGCGGTGGGTCCTCTGGGGGATCGGTCTCGGTGCCGCCGCCACGGCGGTCGTCGCGTTCGCGTTCTACCTCGGAGACCGGTTCGCTCCGCCCCGCGCCGCGGCGACCGGCCGCCGCGGTGCCGCCGGCGACGAGCGCCGTCGCCGCGAGATCCGGACGTACCTGAACGCGGCCGGCGAGCGCTTCGACGAGGGGCACGCGTTCGACGGCGTCTCGGTCCCCTTCTACCTCCCCGAGCGCGGCGTCGCCATCACCTTCGACGCGCACGACTACTTCCGGCTGGAGGGCGAGGGCGTCTACACGGTCCTCTGCGAACACGAGATGCCGGGCCGCGGGCTGGGCCGCCGGCTCCCGTTCGACGTCGACGAGCCCGACTGGGCGACCGACGAGTCGACCGACGCGAACGACGGTTCGTCCGGGCGCTTCGGCGGCGACCGGTTCGGCGCCGAGCGGTCGGCCGAGCGCGGACCGACCGGACGCGGTCCCCCCGGCCGCTCCGATGCCGTCGACGACGCCTTCGACGAGCTCGGGGTCTCTCGCGATGCCGACCTCGACGCCGTGAAGGGCGCCTACCGCGAGCGCGCCAAGGAGACCCACCCGGACCAGGGCGGCGACGAGGCGTCGTTCCGGCGCGTCCGCGAGGCGTACGCGACCGCCAGCAACCACGTCGACGACGGTCCGGCCGACCGCGACCCGGACCGCCGCCGCGAGCGTTCGACCGGGTACGGCCGGTGA
- a CDS encoding MTH865 family protein: protein MSDVKAELREQFLDAFGGADFPVENQMDLVPALPDGPATKFEAGDVSLTAMELAAKLGSDQEFPYDTPEALVDDIIDALEEKGML from the coding sequence ATGAGCGACGTGAAAGCGGAACTCCGCGAACAGTTCTTGGACGCCTTCGGCGGCGCAGACTTCCCGGTCGAGAACCAGATGGACCTCGTCCCGGCGCTGCCGGACGGCCCGGCGACGAAGTTCGAGGCCGGCGACGTGAGCCTCACCGCGATGGAGCTGGCGGCGAAGCTCGGCAGCGACCAGGAGTTCCCGTACGACACCCCCGAGGCGCTCGTCGACGACATCATCGACGCGCTCGAAGAGAAGGGGATGCTCTGA
- a CDS encoding M42 family metallopeptidase, with protein sequence MAREFDFEFDLLRELTEARGVPGYEDDVREVVRREFAERADRVRSDAMGNVVGTIEGDSDYSVAVAAHMDEIGFMVRHVTDEGFVRVDPLGGFDARVLRAQRVTVHGEEDLTGVIGSVPPHTLTAEQKEEDDEVKDVFIDLGRDPETVEELVSVGDLVTLDQTTTRMGDRITGKALDDRVCLFAILEAADRIDDPDVTIHFAATVQEEVGVRGATALGVDVDPDLAVALDVTVANDVPQIGDAADAVTELGEGAAVKLKDSSVITSPKVHRRLTEVAEDAGIDHQHEVLPAGGTDTAGFQNTAGAKPVGALSVPTRYLHTVTETADGGDVEATIDLLTAFLESETGDHDYAL encoded by the coding sequence ATGGCGCGCGAGTTCGACTTCGAGTTCGACCTGCTCCGAGAGCTGACCGAGGCCCGCGGCGTCCCGGGCTACGAGGACGACGTCCGCGAGGTCGTCCGCCGCGAGTTTGCCGAGCGCGCCGACCGCGTCCGGAGCGACGCGATGGGCAACGTCGTCGGGACGATCGAGGGCGACTCCGACTACTCGGTCGCCGTCGCGGCCCACATGGACGAGATCGGGTTCATGGTGCGGCACGTCACCGACGAGGGGTTCGTTCGGGTGGACCCGCTCGGCGGCTTCGACGCCCGGGTGTTGCGCGCGCAGCGCGTCACGGTCCACGGCGAGGAGGACCTCACCGGCGTCATCGGCTCCGTCCCGCCGCACACGCTCACGGCGGAACAGAAGGAGGAGGACGACGAGGTGAAAGACGTCTTCATCGACCTCGGGCGCGACCCGGAGACCGTGGAGGAACTCGTCTCCGTCGGAGACCTCGTCACCCTCGACCAGACCACGACCCGGATGGGCGACCGGATCACGGGCAAGGCGCTCGACGACCGGGTCTGTCTGTTCGCGATACTCGAAGCGGCCGACCGGATCGACGACCCCGACGTCACGATCCACTTCGCGGCGACGGTCCAGGAGGAAGTCGGCGTGCGGGGCGCGACGGCGCTCGGCGTCGACGTCGACCCCGACCTCGCCGTCGCCTTGGACGTCACCGTCGCAAACGACGTGCCGCAGATCGGTGACGCGGCCGACGCCGTCACCGAACTCGGTGAGGGCGCGGCGGTCAAGCTGAAAGACTCTTCGGTCATCACCAGCCCGAAGGTCCACCGGCGCCTCACCGAGGTCGCGGAGGACGCGGGTATCGATCATCAACACGAGGTGCTGCCCGCGGGCGGCACCGACACGGCCGGGTTCCAGAACACCGCCGGCGCGAAACCCGTCGGCGCGCTCTCGGTCCCGACGCGGTACCTCCACACCGTCACCGAGACCGCCGACGGCGGCGACGTCGAGGCGACGATCGACCTGCTGACGGCCTTTTTAGAGTCCGAGACGGGCGACCACGATTACGCGCTCTGA
- a CDS encoding MFS transporter: MARFGNSVRLLADREFAALAGTAFARSQAYSTILIALALYADLFGTTGFVEGLFGTAFAVVQLVIVLPLGRWVDTGNAKRWLLGGFLVNVAVFVGFALVDSSVHIVLVRMVQGLGASVLWITGATVIGEISPDDERGRWLGSYNQFASFSSLAGDLVGGYLLYAYGFSETYLVLTVVTLAAFALVYAFLRDNPGGRKDPEDAGGVETFRSLLGLPMLRALVFFRFTFSVGKMAVIIFLPIYARTAFGISAFAIGWIMAGGKATKALTQGFVGDLTDRYERTYLFVAVGALLYGVGTATIPLAAYFEGTVSPVTVSYLGDSQTLGGAFFALFGAYSLLGIADSIRLPASMSLFVSEGEAYDSVASAMSLRSVSWKVGQVVGPVLVGTTMDFTTTETGFLLAAGFIAFATTGFAWQARNAHRAARDP, encoded by the coding sequence GTGGCGCGGTTCGGCAACTCGGTACGGCTGCTCGCGGACCGGGAGTTCGCGGCCCTCGCGGGGACCGCGTTCGCCCGTAGCCAGGCGTATTCGACGATCCTCATCGCCCTCGCGCTGTACGCCGACCTCTTCGGCACCACCGGGTTCGTCGAGGGGCTCTTCGGCACGGCCTTCGCCGTCGTCCAGCTCGTTATCGTCCTCCCGCTGGGCCGGTGGGTCGACACCGGGAACGCGAAGCGGTGGCTGCTCGGCGGCTTCCTGGTCAACGTCGCCGTCTTCGTCGGGTTCGCCCTCGTCGACAGCTCGGTCCACATCGTCCTCGTGCGGATGGTACAGGGACTCGGCGCGAGCGTCCTCTGGATCACGGGCGCGACGGTGATAGGCGAGATCAGCCCGGACGACGAGCGGGGACGCTGGCTCGGCTCGTACAACCAGTTCGCCTCGTTCTCGTCGCTCGCGGGTGACCTCGTCGGCGGCTACCTGCTGTACGCGTACGGCTTTTCCGAGACGTACCTCGTCTTGACCGTCGTCACGCTCGCGGCGTTCGCGCTGGTGTACGCCTTCCTCCGCGACAACCCCGGCGGCCGGAAGGACCCGGAGGACGCGGGCGGGGTAGAGACGTTCCGGTCGCTGTTGGGGCTCCCCATGCTGCGCGCCTTGGTGTTCTTCCGGTTCACCTTCAGCGTCGGCAAAATGGCGGTGATCATCTTCCTGCCCATCTACGCCCGGACGGCGTTCGGTATCTCGGCGTTCGCCATCGGCTGGATCATGGCCGGCGGGAAGGCGACGAAGGCGCTCACGCAGGGGTTCGTCGGCGACCTCACCGACCGCTACGAGCGTACCTACCTGTTCGTCGCGGTCGGCGCGCTCCTGTACGGCGTCGGGACGGCGACGATCCCCCTCGCGGCGTACTTCGAGGGGACCGTCTCGCCGGTCACCGTCTCGTACCTCGGTGACTCCCAGACGCTCGGCGGGGCCTTCTTCGCGCTGTTCGGCGCCTACTCGCTGCTCGGAATCGCGGACTCGATCCGGCTGCCGGCCAGCATGTCGCTGTTCGTGAGCGAGGGCGAGGCGTACGACTCCGTCGCCAGCGCGATGAGCCTGCGCTCCGTCTCGTGGAAGGTCGGGCAGGTCGTCGGCCCGGTGCTGGTCGGGACCACGATGGACTTCACGACCACGGAGACGGGATTCCTGCTGGCGGCCGGGTTCATCGCGTTCGCGACGACCGGCTTCGCGTGGCAAGCACGGAACGCCCACCGCGCCGCGCGGGACCCGTGA